ttagttacatAGGCAATTGGCAAATCAGTGGTGAGTTTTTGAAGTTACACAGTCAATTGGCAAGTTACTGGTGAGATTTTCAATGTGTAACTTACAGTTACACATGCACCTTTTTGTAAATTTACAAATTCATAGGCATTACATATGATCAAAACATGAGATTCTAAATGTGTAAATTATAGTTACACATCCCCTTGGCAAGTCAGTTGTgagattttgaatttgtaacttatagttatataggctcatttgtatgtgtaactccaagttacacactcaatatacaaaccacaatACAGTCAGCGGTtagattttgaatgtgtaacttatagttacacaggcTATATCACAAAAGAATGTTTTCACTAACATTGTATCATCACAAAACATACACCCCAATAGTAAATGGCATCTTAAAGGGAAAGAATCATAATACCCGTTAATGCAGGATCTTCTTCAGGGGGATTCCTTCTTCCTCTCGGCATTTGAATATAAATTAGTTGATTATCGCCTGAATCTAAATCTACAGTGCGATTTGTAAGAATATAAATCAGTTGATTTCAAATCATGAAACCTAAATCAGTCAAACTTAgttgcgaaaccctaattttcaaaaataatcacaaaatcaAGAGATTTTTGAAATCAAAACATCAATCATGATGAATCGAAACATGTGAAAGCAGAAACCGAAACCTAAAACCAGAGAGTAACAGATCGATAACAGAAGAGAGAAAACTGACCTTTCTTCCTTCTTTCTTCTCAGCAAACAGATCGATAAACTATTATATCTTCCTAGGTTTTTTGGTTCTTGTTTTTTGGCTGAAAGAtttaaacaagaagaagaagaagaaaagattaaatCCCAATAAACAATTTCATCGAAAATTagtaaaaggaagaagaagaaaagattaaacaggaagaagaagattgatcGAAAACCTACCTGTTTTTGGTTTTCGTTTGTTCGatctgcaaaaaaaattctctgcAATTCTTCCAGAGTTTCTCAGGTGagatattttctctctcctaaaatgaaaatgaatgtgTTTGTTTGATAGAAAACCTAGGTTAGATAGTTATATAGTGAAGGTTATTCTGGTCATTTCGACCTCcgttaaaattatttttaattcgGGGCATGGTTTTAAAACTCTTTTAACTAGggacctcatattatgggttatccatgggttgggccttagcctaattttcccatgtGTCTTTCATATGCACTTCATACTATatttttgaacgattttttggggaccatggttttttttgggggaccatggttttttttgggtaaaggcattagaagtaattctaggtcaccccatatctagttatttatttaatacctaatctaccctcttaattaattttaggagttacagcgttatgttcggttggttctcaactaaccgaactttggtgtacaaagattggttggttcgcaaactgcatgcactattgatctaaccgaactttacgtaatataagattatataagtttacaaagttcggttctttcacaaacttgaacctaacaactaaccaaccgaactctgagttcgggttctgcgataaaattgtgaagttaccgaacttaacaaacaaaaaaatgtgaagttccagcatctattggctaagttcgggtactttgtagttttaaaattttttgcgaacaaaccgaactctattggctaagttcggttattttggaactcaacatagtggccacaacaacacagttcggttagactggatttgtttttttcggttctaagggtggagttcggttactttgtaattttaaatttttttgcgaaacaaccgaacagagagttcggtgacttagttttaaatccaatagaaccgaattgttcttcgtgttcttcattttcaagaagttcggttggtaaactagggttttctggaaagtcgacctaaccgaacatggctctgtaactcctattaaaaccctattttgatgatttctatttgattgaagcaatcaaaatcaaattaaagcgaagggattgttggaaaatacctccggagtggtcccatggcagaatcaggttgcggctggcgtcttttatactcgataaaattattatgtaaccgaacttaattgtgattgcattgatgttgttacatttcttaaataggcggcggtggtggtggtgggaggaggtggtggtggtggtaatcggtggttggtggtggtggtaatcggcggtggtggttggtggtggtggtgggaggagtggtggtggtggttggtggtggtggtaatcggtggttggtggtggtgataatcggaggtggtggtgatggtaatcggCGGTGATGGGTGGTGGtcgtgggaggaggtggtggttatatatatataggtggttattaggttggttttaaattaaattagattaaaggtaggttagtcatttcaacgttttatgacaccccttatcactatagggaaggtgacctaataaaatcatggtcccctcagaAAAAACATGATCCCTACAAAAATCATTCATATTTTTCGAAGACAAATGATAAGGGCACCGCATTTTGTGCACTACACGTCTACACGCTATACAAGATAATAAGCCTAGGTTCAGGCGAGCCCAACAACTAAATTGTACCACTATTtagttactcttgttttctcgttctctttaggggtgagcataaaaaccggaaccgcggatttgatcCGTATCCTCCGCAAAATTGTGGATCTCACCCAAACCGTAAaacgtatgggccggacacggatggaattctcaaatccgcacgttttagcggtttgggtgcggttgaatattgaaaaccgTGGATTCAACCGCACCGCATCTGACTCTGCTCCATTAGCTATAAGCCACTAAACCCAGCTAATTGAATGTGATGATCACTAAGCCCAGCTAATTGCAATAGCTTATTCAGGACCCGTTTTTTGATGTCAAGTAAGCCCAACTAATTGTTTGCTTATTCAGGACCTTTCCAACAACTTACTTGCGAGTCAGAGAGAGTTGAGCCTCATGCCAAAGATAGGCCCagatctcttcttttttttttatccctaatccgcggttaatccgcaaccggaccgcacaatccgcggatgtaaaatccgcgggtgattgggccggtcacggtttgatttttcaaatccgcagtTTTGACGGTTTGGTTACGGGTgatccctaatccgcaaccgtccgtccgttgcacacccctagttCTCTCTCTTTCCATCCAAAACCCTAGTAGGGTTTCGCTCCTTTGAAAGACGTCGGCTTCATAGAAGAGAAGCTCTTGTCTGATTTTCAGAGGAACGTAACTAAAGAAGGTGAGTCTGGTTTTTTAGCTGCTGCTTAAGATTTTTAGGGTGTTTCTGAAatgatttgttaaactattagggttGTTATTTCGTCGTTGTTGCCGTTTGTGAATTCTAGTTTGATACTTCTCTGAGTGGTGATTCCAAGTTTGttcattcatttaggtttgctgTTAGCCTCTTCTTCTCCTCAACCTTATGAATTGATTTccaattttattttgtttcctcTTTTTGTAAAACTGTGTATTATGACTTTTATGTTAAGTGACCTGTGTCTGCAACATGAATTAATTTTGAGGCCTATATCGATTGTTTTTTTCTATTGTTAATTAGTCTTGTattccattttgattttttttttcatttttgctctTCTATATATGTCATAACTTTTGATTTCTTAAGTCTGTGTAGGATAATTTACACAGTAGTTTGAACCTTTTCTTAGGAATACTTAGTTTCTGGAAAATTCTGCTAGGCTAAGATTTGGTCTCTGTCATAAGTATTCATAATGTGCTAGTAAAATACATCcagacatgatttttttttatgttactgATGAATTGAAATAGGTTTTGTTTACTGGTTCAGTGTATCGTGTAATTAGAGGCTCACCATTTGGGCTTATATTATTGACACAACTCAGGATTTGGCAACTGGTTTTGTCTTTCTTTCTCAATTGATTTAGATTTCAATTTGCTTTTATTGAACGGAGTTTTAAATTTTCTACGTGTATATTTTCTCATAGTTATCCCCTGTCGATACTTGTTCACTTGCAGAATATCATCTTTCCTTTTGAAAGGCCGACACAATGAGATTGGAGAAGTGCTGGTTTTGTTCCTCTACTATCTATCCAGGCCATGGTATCCAGTTTGTACGCAATGATGCTACGGTAGATTTTCTCTCTTTCCTTTTCCCATTTTCCTTTGGGCTCCAACTTTTAACACTCTTATAGTGAAAACTTCAAATATAATGTTGGgatattttcttattattttatctcaCTGATATTACCCATAACCCTGAATAGTCTTATGCCATGAATCTCCCCTTGTTCAACTACATGCTAGTTAACTGGGTAACATTGATTTGTCAAAtcgcttttctttttttgtttgatctctgTGTTGGTTGGTTGTGCGGGAAATGTAGTTATGTCCTATCTTCATTGATgaatagagttaaaaaaaaaatcagttaagTTAATTAAGATTTTCTGATTAATTTGCTTTGTCTTCCCAAAAGACCTGCCTTAAAGGTGTTCAATTAGCTCATATTTCCTTTGATCATAGTGGGTCAGATTGCTGACAAGCATTCCATGGGCAGATATTTCGATTTTGCAGATCCAAATGCCACAAGAATTTCAAGATGAAGAGGAACCCTCGAAAGGTAAAATGGACCAAGGCATATAGACGTTTGCATGGCAAGGATATGACAAAGGTGAATATAGCTTTCCTTACCACTTTGTTCTTTCTCAGCACCCTGTATACAAGATACTGACCGACAGAGCAGTTAGTaatatttttgaattttgtttctttttctactAGGATTTGACCTTTGAATTTGAAAGGAAGAGGAACAGGCCTGAGAGATATGACAGGAATACTACGGAGGAAACTCTCAAGGCTATAAAGAAGATCAGTAAAATCAGAGTGGAGAGAGAGGCTGCTCACCATAAAGACAGGTTCATTTTCTGACTACTCTTAGCTTATgggttaaagtctaaagagtcaCTGTTGTACCCTTCTATCAGCAAAACAGTATTTCCTTGTTGATTAAATTACAATTATTAACACTCTTAACTTGCCACCATATTTGACAGGATGAAGGGTAAGAAATCTAAGGACTACAAAGAGGCAAAGAAGGAGATAGAACAGAATTCAGGATTGCTTGGTGTGAAGGTATCCGAACCTCTTTCAAAGGTTAAAGTTCCAGTTTCCCAATCACAAAAAGACCAGATTCATGCCATGGAAGAATGAGAAACTTCAGCTGTCCACTCCTGGTAGTGTGACCATCAATCTAATTGTCTTCTGATGTAAAGTTTCATGGTTCAAACTCCATATGGCGGAGAGTTCAGAAATATCAAACATTTATGTGATGCAAGAGATTTTGTTTGTACTTTTGGCATTTGGATCGTATAATACTAGTGTCTTTTGCTCGtaaattttcagtttttattCAAAGATTCTGTTTGTCATTTATAACATTCATGTAGCCTGCAGTTCGGCTTTAAAGAAACCACTGGATGACCAAGTTCTATAAATTTTGTTTCATTCAAGTGTCGAGTTTCCCGCAATCAAATTCCGCCCTCTTAAGAAGCATGCCAGCCAGGTATGGGGACAGGAATTTGTCTCTAATAAATTTGATGAACATTCCGCTACCCTGTTGTAAAACGCCAACAATGTAAGATGTACTGGCAAGTTCAAAGCTTCTCCATCTTCTCTCTTTAGCATACTTGGCTAAACCTGtgttaatattgttatattctgCTGTCTCATCTGTTGCTTTTAGTAACAAGGCTCGACTGAGGCATCTAGCTAGAACAACACCATCTTCTAGTGCGGCATTTGCACCTTGACCTATGTCTGGTGTCATAGGATGGAGAGCATCTCCAGCTACGCAAACATTTGCTTTGCTGATGCTGCCGAATAAAATATTTGAGGGCCATCTAAACCTTAATGGTGAGATGACAATGCTTTTCGGGTCAGTCTTTTCGATTATATCCATCACTTCTTTTGGTGCTTTACCAAGCTTCTTCACCATATACTGTTTCGTATTCATAGAGTCTGCTTCCTCTGTTTCAATCCAGGAAAAGAAAATCTCAGTGCAAAAAATATCTATTTAAACTGTCAGATTTTGGTATGAACAATCAATGACTCACGAGGTAATATTGACTGAGCATGTGtgaaaaaccaatatattgtgttttGGTTGACTGGCTGGAAACCTGAGCGACAGCCATCACCAAAGAATTGCAAAAATGTGGGGCCAAAGAAGTGGCCCTCGTTCTCTTTGAAAACAGCATGGCCCCGAATTGATGTCCGCCCAGCGAAAACTGGCTCTTGAAGTCCTAGCCATTTTGCTACCACTGAATTCACTCCATCACACCCAATTAAGACCTAAAAAAATGGAATTCAGTGTTGATTAAACGCATACATTTCTTCAGATAAAGCGCACACACACACAGTAGTTGTCCTAATAATAATACCTTAGTCTTGATGACAGATCCATCTGCTAGGTGAATCAGTTTAGCACTCCCCTGTTCTTCAATTGACACAACCTTAGAACAGAATCTAATGGTGCCTTGTGGAAGTTCATTTGCTAGTGTTTCGAGCAGTACTTTCCTCCCAACGCACCGAATTTCATGTCCTTGTGGTCTACATCACACATTCAACAAAAAGATGGtaaaatttctgatttgtgacATTCCTTTGGTGCCAAAGATCAAGAAGTTCACTCACGAATTTCCTCGAGGGTCTGTAAATGACGTGTGTGAGGTAGGAATTCCGGAAATTGTAGAAGTAGCCACTAGTCTGCCATAATAGAA
This is a stretch of genomic DNA from Papaver somniferum cultivar HN1 chromosome 1, ASM357369v1, whole genome shotgun sequence. It encodes these proteins:
- the LOC113306364 gene encoding probable ribosome biogenesis protein RLP24, with amino-acid sequence MRLEKCWFCSSTIYPGHGIQFVRNDATIFRFCRSKCHKNFKMKRNPRKVKWTKAYRRLHGKDMTKDLTFEFERKRNRPERYDRNTTEETLKAIKKISKIRVEREAAHHKDRMKGKKSKDYKEAKKEIEQNSGLLGVKVSEPLSKVKVPVSQSQKDQIHAMEE
- the LOC113306355 gene encoding monooxygenase 2-like, whose product is MDYQMINNNNNMIEEDIVIVGAGIAGLATSLGLHRMGFKSLVLESWENLRVTGFAFTTFTNAWKALDALGIGDTLREQHILLQGLVATSTISGIPTSHTSFTDPRGNSPQGHEIRCVGRKVLLETLANELPQGTIRFCSKVVSIEEQGSAKLIHLADGSVIKTKVLIGCDGVNSVVAKWLGLQEPVFAGRTSIRGHAVFKENEGHFFGPTFLQFFGDGCRSGFQPVNQNTIYWFFTHAQSILPQEADSMNTKQYMVKKLGKAPKEVMDIIEKTDPKSIVISPLRFRWPSNILFGSISKANVCVAGDALHPMTPDIGQGANAALEDGVVLARCLSRALLLKATDETAEYNNINTGLAKYAKERRWRSFELASTSYIVGVLQQGSGMFIKFIRDKFLSPYLAGMLLKRAEFDCGKLDT